A window from Vulpes vulpes isolate BD-2025 chromosome 9, VulVul3, whole genome shotgun sequence encodes these proteins:
- the LOC140593810 gene encoding protein-L-isoaspartate O-methyltransferase domain-containing protein 1-like, protein MKILLKVGGILVMPIEDQLTQIMRTGQNTWESKNILAVSFAPLVQPSKNDNGKPDSVGLPPCAVRNLQDLARIYIRRTLRNFINDEMQAKGIPQRAPPKRKRKRVKQRINTYVFVGNQLIPQPLDSQEDEKMEEDKEEEEKDHSEAMKPEEPPQNLLREKIMKLPLPESLKAYLTYFREK, encoded by the coding sequence ATGAAAATTTTACTGAAAGTTGGAGGCATTCTAGTCATGCCTATAGAAGATCAGTTAACACAAATTATGCGAACTGGACAAAACACTTGGGAAAGTAAAAACATCCTTGCTGTTTCATTTGCTCCACTTGTACAACCAAGTAAGAATGATAATGGCAAACCAGATTCTGTAGGACTCCCCCCCTGTGCTGTCCGGAATCTACAGGACTTGGCTCGTATTTATATTCGACGTACACTTAGAAATTTCATAAATGATGAGATGCAGGCCAAGGGGATTCCTCAGAGGGCTccacccaaaagaaaaagaaagagggtgaAACAAAGAATTAATACTTACGTATTTGTGGGTAATCAGCTTATTCCTCAGCCTCTAGACAGTCAGGAGgatgaaaaaatggaagaagataaagaagaggaagagaaagatcaCAGTGAAGCCATGAAGCCCGAGGAGCCACCTCAGAATTTACTGAGAGAAAAAATCATGAAACTTCCCCTCCCTGAATCTTTAAAGGCTTACTTgacatattttagagaaaaataa
- the LOC112912752 gene encoding olfactory receptor 9S13-like, with translation MPLHSNGNLSKLYFQDFVLEGFAGGLRTQVLLFAVFLALYMVTVLGNLLMIIVITLNARLHSPMYFFLKNLSFVDLCYSSVIAPNALANFFSSSKVITFAGCATQFFFFSLLATTEGFLLGVMVYDRFMPICSPLRYPSTMCQSACTRLVLGAYCGGCFNSVVQTSFTFHLPFCSSNRINHFFCDVPPLLQIACGNTAINELLFFGICGLIIVGMTFVILISYGYITVTILRMRSGTGRRKIFSTCGSHMTAVTLFFGTLFVMYAEPGAIESMEQGKVVSVFYTLVIPMLNPLIYSLRNKDVKEALRRLGQKHSAM, from the coding sequence ATGCCATTGCACAGTAATGGAAACCTCTCCAAGCtctactttcaagattttgttcTGGAGGGATTTGCAGGAGGCCTTAGGACCCAGGTCCTGCTCTTTGCTGTGTTCCTGGCCCTGTACATGGTGACTGTCCTGGGCAACCTCCTCATGATCATCGTTATCACCCTGAATGCCCGGCTGCACTCCccaatgtacttcttcctcaagaACCTCTCCTTTGTGGACTTGTGTTACTCATCTGTCATTGCCCCCAATGCACTGGCCAACTTCTTCTCCTCGTCCAAGGTCATCACTTTTGCAGGATGTGccacccagtttttctttttctccttgctgGCCACAACTGAAGGTTTCCTCCTGGGTGTCATGGTCTACGACCGCTTCATGCCCATCTGTAGCCCCTTGCGCTACCCCAGCACCATGTGCCAGTCTGCCTGCACTCGCCTGGTGCTGGGCGCCTACTGTGGAGGCTGCTTCAACTCTGTTGTGCAGACCAGCTTCACATTCCACCTCCCATTCTGCAGCTCCAACCGCAtcaaccacttcttctgtgatgtgCCCCCTCTGCTCCAGATCGCCTGTGGCAACACGGCCATCAATGAACTTCTCTTTTTTGGCATCTGTGGGCTCATCATTGTGGGAATGACATTTGTGATCCTCATCTCCTATGGCTACATCACAGTGACCATCCTGAGGATGCGCTCAGGAACTGGGAGACGCAAGAtcttctccacctgtggctcccacatgACTGCAGTGACCCTCTTTTTTGGGACTCTCTTTGTCATGTATGCTGAGCCAGGAGCAATTGAGTCCATGGAGCAGGGCAAGGTGGTCTCCGTCTTCTACACACTGGTCATCCCAATGCTCAATCCCCTCATCTACAGTCTGCgaaacaaggatgtgaaggaggCCCTGCGGAGGCTGGGCCAGAAACACTCGGCCATGTGA